CCCACCTCCTCTTTGATCATCAGATCCGCCGCCGTCTCTTCCGACACAAAACTAATTTCCGGCGTCACGTGGCTCTCACCCTCCACCACATGCGCCGCCGGCTCCGACTGGTGGCTCAGCGTAGACTCATGGCTCGGCGACCTGTTACCAACCTCATCGTACGACACCAAATCTTGATTTCCTTTAGTTTTGTTTTTGGTTATAGTGTCGTCACCTTTGGTCTTTCCTTTGGACCCAGATCGTTTAAACCGACACCGGGTCCTGATCCGGTGGAGCTCGTTAGCCCCACCGGAGTTTTCGTCCTTAGATATGTGACGAATATCATACGCCTTCAAAGGCGGACCACTATTCGTCTCCTCAGACGCTATTTGAACGATGGGTGACCCTTTTAACACAGCCTCCACTGCATTCTGACACAACTGCCACTTTCCGGACCATAATAACCCGACCGACCCGTATATCGGGTTCACAATCCGACCACAAGCCTCGTACAGAAGCGACCTAAATAGGGCTGCATAACATACAAAACCAATATCAGTTTTATTTAGCACATGTTGATTCCTCATGCTTTATGAAAAAGAATGGATAGTTAGTTACCAGGACGGAGGTGTTCAGGACCAACGTTGATTAAGTTCATAAGTCCAGCACGGCCGTAGAACTTAGCTAGAAAAACGGTGGCGTTTGCTTGTGATTCTGGAGACTGGATCCACTGTAAACACGGTCTGATGGTGCAATCGTCACTGCATCCTTTGCGAAGGACTCGACAGCCGTTACAGCTCAttctcattgttgttgttggtaattttagagagagaaaattgAAACGAAGATGAAATAGTTGAAAGTTATGTGGAGTGAGGCGGTGGtgggtgtgtatatatatatatatatgcatatacgtGTATATATTTTTGTGCGGATGGCCGCTGGATTTTTGGGGGGACGTAGTTTTTCCAAAAATCTGGTATTTGATATATGCGTTGACAAAATTAAGTTTTCTACATTCATGAAACTTAAAACATGTTGAATGAttcattttttaaataaaattaaaagagTTGATCGTATAAAACCGTTTGTTTAGGAAGCAGACAAATCTAACCCGTTTTTCAATGGTGGCGCGTGGTTCTGACTCTGTAGTTAACTGTTTCACTTCCCAGCTGTCCTTTACTACATTTGAAGAgtcaactttttcatttttaattcgaaaaatcaaaataaaatattttacaagGGTGGTTTTAAATATTTTACAAGGGTGGTTTTACAAGGAAGATGCTGATCATGTGCTACTTAATTGCTGTGTGGCGACGCTGGTGTGGCAGAAAGTATGCAACTGGTGCAAGATCCCTGTTGGTCGGTTCGGTAATATAAACGAGCTGTTGAATTCCCATCTAATTTTAAATCTCTCAAAGTTCAAGACTAAAGTACTCCAGACTATAATCGTTGCGACATGCTGGGAGATATGGAGAGCGAGAAATGCCTTAATTTTTTCAGGTGAAAGAGCAAGAATCGAAAAAATCTTTGGCGATTTACAACTAGTCTCCTTTACATGGGTCAAGAACAGGGGCAAAAGACACAACATGGAATGGAGAAACTGGATATCTTTCAATATAAATGAGTAACTTCCGTACAGGGGTGTAAACGGGGCGAAATATATCAGTTTTGTATAATGTTTTTTGTTTCTAGTATCTTGCTTGTCTTAATCATTGTACAAAACTGTTTGGTGATGGAATGATATGcaattagccgttcaaaaaaaagggtggttttctatttttgttagctttgttttttcctttttatattttattgTTATAAGTTAAAACATTCAATCAAAATAGGTCTTATCATTTTTGGAGCATTCGCAACCGATCAAGTAATATTGGATTTTTTTTTCGTAAAATCTCCATGGGCAATGAAACCGCAAGAATAGTTCCCTTTTCATCTTGTCCATAGTCACAAACAAACTATCTTTTCTTGATGGTCTGTagtctcttttcttcttcatatcACCTCCATGGTGATGGTTGATCACAAACTCTCTAAGGCTATAAAATCTCATACGTATTAAAACGACTTTTGTGCCATCTATATATTACAACAAACTAAATAATGACATATTAAGGTCCTGTTTGTTTACCACTGAATGAGAACCATTCAGAGGTCCACATCTGATTCGGTCAGATTGCAGTGCATTCAAAGCCGAATAAACCAAACAAGCCCTAAATGTTAGAGACTAGCGGTACAATGACACGTAAACATACAAATAAAAGGCTTAAAGTTTTGTTTTAATCGATGCAAACAATGAACACGTGTCAAGATTATCTGAAAGGGTTAGTCTATTTAGCGTAAAACAAGTGTCTAGTCATTattgattttaattttaatacatacaaattttataatttataaaatttcaTTCATCCACTACCTAACATTAGTGTTTGTCCTTGTAAAAACGGTACAAGTTTAAATCATTACAAGTAAAAGGTTAAATTAAAAAATAGCTTAACATCCAAAATTCATCCAACTAATAAATATGATATAAAAAATTCATCCAACTAATAAATATGATATAAAAATAAGAGTGAATTTCAatttttgtcctttatctttaggccactttgcaagttttgtcctttgtgtttaaatttgacgagttttctcctttatgtttaaaaataagcacgttttaccctttatgtttaaaaatcaaacacgttttgtcctttatgtttaaaaaatcaagcacgttttgtccttaaaaatcaagcataaaggacaaaacgtgcttgatttttaaacataaaggacaaaactcgtcaaatttaaacataaaggacaaaacttgcaaaatggcctaaagataaaggacaaaacttgaaattcactctaaaaataatatctaAACTAATTAATGTTTATCCGATGGTGAGTGGGACAAAAGGGTAGCGCGTGGACAGCACGCGAGTGTGGGCCGAGTTGCCACATAAAAGGAGCGTGGGTTTGGTCTCCTGGTTTTGTGGAGGTCGTGTTGAGCTTTTGATGTAGGTGGTGAGTCAGCAGCAAAGAAAACCGCAGTCTGGTTTGTGGTATTTGGAGAAAACTAGGAATGGAATTGTCTGTGGGCGGCAGTAAAACCAGGGGCCTTTGTGATATACCACATTGGAATATTGCCACCTTATCCCATAAACCAGGAGACCTCCATCAAACTtcgctcacaacttgtcattttaaataatattatataccGTAAATAATTTCATCCCACATTTTTTTATGTGTGcttgaatttatttattttttcgtgtttaaagtatttatttatttttttcgtttttaaAGTAATCGAATTTTAAAATCTTGCTTACAGCAGAAGGGGTTTGGCGTTTAGATCATATAATAAAATAAAGGAAATGTATCATCATCTAATAATTTGGATGAATTTACGAAATAAAAGAAACTTAATGTTAGTGGTTTAGCTTAGTTTCAGGCTGAGTTCAACAAGAATGTTAATTTAAGAGATTTTATATTCCCACATCTATCTTCTCTGTCTCTCtcgtatatatacatacataaataAAATATACACAGAGAGAAATATAGTAAAAAGGAGTGTAGGAATTAGACGATGGTTATTTATTGAGTCTTGATTATTCAACCAAGGTT
The sequence above is drawn from the Helianthus annuus cultivar XRQ/B chromosome 12, HanXRQr2.0-SUNRISE, whole genome shotgun sequence genome and encodes:
- the LOC110895452 gene encoding LOB domain-containing protein 41, with translation MHIYIYIHTHHRLTPHNFQLFHLRFNFLSLKLPTTTMRMSCNGCRVLRKGCSDDCTIRPCLQWIQSPESQANATVFLAKFYGRAGLMNLINVGPEHLRPALFRSLLYEACGRIVNPIYGSVGLLWSGKWQLCQNAVEAVLKGSPIVQIASEETNSGPPLKAYDIRHISKDENSGGANELHRIRTRCRFKRSGSKGKTKGDDTITKNKTKGNQDLVSYDEVGNRSPSHESTLSHQSEPAAHVVEGESHVTPEISFVSEETAADLMIKEEVGLTATVEDENDGVELELTLGFEPMHRSRSRSPEKVVNVAGGFDKSGDGDFRMELGLDYPV